Proteins from one Oncorhynchus tshawytscha isolate Ot180627B linkage group LG16, Otsh_v2.0, whole genome shotgun sequence genomic window:
- the LOC112235089 gene encoding patched domain-containing protein 3-like, producing the protein MAGCNTDCVEKPIARGFEILGRFVGRHHWWFFILPMLISAGLGGGFYFLADREANGIEEMFTPMDGPAKDERRVVKEYFPQNDSDFSRLRLYTEGTFASLIIVTPSANILTNPAFTKIIAMDREVKAIEVGTFNFSNLCVQKGDVCVSNSIFDIVKTPNVTTIDYPYHGNIFIASEIGGVKLKTGSTEIESAKAIRLFYFLKEDNQTVNTMWLQKFIETASTMQKEEDMTISYFTSISRDEEFEKSSDSIIPLFSLTYALAITFSIISCIRLDCVRNKVWVATFGVLSAGMAVLSSFGLLLYCGMPFAMTVATAPFLILGIGVDDMFIMISCWQQTQVHDNVEDRVAATYKEAAVSITITTLTDALAFYIGLLTPFGSVQSFCMYTGTAVLFCYLYNITFFGAFLALNGRREKSNRHWLTCMKVSEPEENSEKYNICSVGGAYDHETGKEEPMPVNNFFKTYYGPFLTNNWTKGFVILLYAVYLGSSIYGCLQIQEGIDLKNLAADSSYVGSYYDNEDEFFSEYGPNVMVVVTDSAFKYWDESARNILDSCLQNFEGLPMVSQNRTISWLNEYLTFGKMTHLNLSEENTFKSNLSAFLERSDFIQDVNFTDNTIYASRVFIQTVNVSTAVDEKNMLNELRETASDCSVKLVVYHPAFIYFDQYAVIVSNTIQNIVVATLAMLVISLLLIPNPICSLWVTFAIASVIVGVAGFMAFWDVNLDSVSMINLVICIGFSVDFSAHISYAFVSSDKGTANEKAIDAVYHLGYPIIQGAVSTILGVVALSAAESYIFRTFFKIMFLVILFGAVHGIVFIPVFLSFFGICSAKVGDEEDAGDNPQDNTYQLKQKMNDNTVCENNF; encoded by the exons ATGGCTGGGTGCAACACAGACTGCGTTGAGAAACCGATAGCTAGAGGATTTGAAATACTTGGACGTTTTGTTGGTAGACACCACTGGTGGTTTTTTATTCTCCCCATGTTGATTTCTGCGGGTCTTGGCGGAGGATTTTACTTCCTTGCGGACAGAGAAGCTAACGGCATTGAAGAGATGTTCACACCTATGGACGGACCAGCGAAAGACGAACGGCGAGTAGTAAAAGAATACTTTCCACAGAATGACAGCGACTTCTCACGTTTGCGTCTCTATACCGAAGGGACTTTTGCATCTCTCATAATTGTTACGCCCTCAGCAAATATCCTCACAAATCCTGCTTTTACAAAAATTATTGCTATGGATAGGGAAGTGAAAGCCATTGAAGTAGGAACATTTAATTTCTCAAACCTTTGTGTTCAGAAAGGTGATGTGTGCGTGTCAAATTCAATCTTTGATATTGTAAAAACTCCCAATGTTACCACTATTGATTACCCATATCATGGCAACATTTTCATCGCATCTGAAATTGGTGGTGTGAAACTGAAAACTGGATCAACTGAAATTGAAAGCGCAAAGGCAATTCGACTTTTTTACTTCTTAAAAGAAGACAACCAGACTGTAAATACGATGTGGCTGCAGAAGTTCATAGAGACTGCGTCGACGATGCAAAAAGAAGAAGAC ATGACCATATCGTATTTTACATCAATATCAAGAGATGAAGAGTTTGAGAAGAGCTCTGACTCAATCATTCCTCTCTTCTCGTTGACCTATGCCCTGGCCATCACCTTTTCAATCATATCTTGTATAAG GTTGGACTGTGTTAGGAACAAGGTGTGGGTGGCGACCTTTGGTGTCCTCTCAGCTGGTATGGCGGTGTTGTCCAGTTTTGGGTTGTTGCTGTACTGTGGGATGCCCTTCGCTATGACTGTGGCAACAGCTCCATTCCTGATTCTGG GAATTGGTGTTGACGACATGTTCATCATGATTTCTTGTTGGCAGCAGACTCAAGTTCATGACAACGTAGAGGACCGTGTGGCAGCTACATACAAAGAGGCAGCTGTCTCTATCACCATCACAACACTAACTGATGCCCTGGCCTTCTATATTGGTCTGTTAACTCCCTTTGGTTCTGTACAGTCCTTTTGTATGTATACTGGCACAGCTGTGCTGTTCTGCTACTTGTACAACATCACCTTCTTTGGTGCATTTCTGGCACTGAATGGAAGACGTGAAAAGAGCAACAGACACTGGCTGACCTGCATGAAGGTTTCAGAACCAGAGGAGAATTCTGAAAAGTACAATATCTGCTCTGTAGGGGGAGCTTATGATCATGAAACAGGAAAAGAGGAACCAATGCCAGTTAACAACTTCTTTAAGACGTACTATGGTCCATTTCTAACAAATAATTGGACCAAGGGGTTTGTGATCCTGCTCTATGCTGTATATTTGGGCTCAAGCATCTATGGTTGCTTACAAATCCAAGAGGGCATAGACCTTAAAAATCTAGCAGCTGATAGCTCATATGTAGGTAGCTATTATGATAATGAGGACGAATTCTTTTCAGAGTATGGCCCAAATGTTATGGTTGTTGTGACAGACAGTGCGTTTAAATATTGGGACGAAAGTGCTCGGAATATTCTTGACTCCTGCCTTCAAAACTTTGAAGGTCTACCAATGGTTTCTCAAAACAGGACCATATCTTGGCTCAATGAATATCTTACATTTGGAAAGATGACCCATTTGAATCTAAGTGAGGAAAATACATTCAAAAGTAATTTGTCTGCATTTCTCGAGAGGTCTGATTTCATACAAGATGTGAATTTTACAGACAACACAATATATGCTTCACGTGTGTTCATTCAGACAGTCAACGTCAGTACAGCTGTTGATGAAAAGAACATGTTGAACGAGCTTCGGGAGACAGCTAGTGATTGTTCAGTAAAGTTGGTTGTTTACCATCCTGCTTTCATATACTTTGACCAGTATGCAGTCATTGTTAGTAACACCATCCAAAACATTGTAGTTGCCACTCTTGCCATGCTGGTGATCTCCCTCCTGTTGATTCCCAACCCAATATGTTCTCTTTGGGTGACCTTTGCCATTGCCTCTGTCATAGTGGGCGTTGCTGGTTTCATGGCGTTTTGGGACGTCAATCTCGACTCTGTATCCATGATCAATCTTGTCATCTGCATCGGTTTCTCAGTGGACTTTTCCGCTCACATTTCCTATGCCTTCGTCTCTAGCGATAAGGGAACTGCTAACGAGAAGGCTATAGATGCTGTCTATCACTTGGGCTATCCTATCATACAGGGAGCTGTGTCTACTATCTTAGGAGTGGTGGCTCTGTCTGCAGCTGAGAGCTACATCTTCAGAACCTTCTTTAAGATCATGTTCCTGGTCATTTTGTTTGGGGCCGTCCATGGTATAGTGTTTATTCCAGTGTTTTTGTCTTTCTTTGGAATCTGCAGCGCTAAAGTTGGCGATGAAGAAGATGCAGGTGATAACCCTCAAGATAATACCTATCAATTGAAACAGAAAATGAATGATAATACTGTTTGTGAAAACAATTTCTGA